ACCAATTTGCATCCTATAATTCTAAATTATATCATTTGCAAAACGACCCCTCAGAATCCCAACCCACGCAAGAGACGATCCGCCAATATCTCAAAGACATCCAACTTCCACGTCCCACTCCCCTACAATTGGAATCCCTGAATAAAGATATTACCCAAGAGGAAATTGAGCAAACCATTCTAGGCCTTTAAACTGCTAAATCCCCGGGGGAAGATGGATACTCCAACTTATATTATAAGCAGGTTTTGATACCCCACTTAGCCAAGTTGTTCAATAATATCAAGGACACTGGTTACATTAAACCTGAGTTTCTCTTggcacacataggggccgattcactaagcctcgactgtttttttacttcgaattcgaccatcgattCGAACGGTCGAGCAATCCTCCGatcaggtgaatagtcaaattcgataatcgaagtgaacaagtacgattatcgaaggatgtattagttcgcctattcgactatcgaaggatgTATTAGTTCGCCTATTCGACTATGCGACTAGACTCGAAggataccttatttatcaaatcttcacccgaagttttatttgtaccccatctttgacctaccgaagttgattttgtacttcgacattcgaagatgATCAAATAGTCGAGGAAaaataatcgaatggtcgaagtaaaaaatcgtttgactattcgatttccttctattttctttgctgctgctctccactgttgtgggtgtatagtgacacctagggatcactttataaactgtttttttagttctggctgcactagaggtttggtgaattacattaaaataaatactgacaccagaaacatgtttgtttttgcatctaTCAGAATCTAACCTAAGATTTTCAAGTATCAATggcttaaaacattattttttagttctattttttttaaatatcacttcaaatattaattggccctatctatccttacgcttcactaaatggttaaatgttttaaagctgcatggaatgctgggaaacactggcttacttataaaaacccccaccagatgccatttagcttagatttttttcagaatggacATTTTGCCAGCTGCCATTTTTGAGGCCCAAGAGCAGGCTGAGGAGCAGGAACACCTTGTCcctgctaggatcaggcagcATCGTCACTTCAGGAGATCTGTACTTTGTTTGGACGAGCTGTCTGATGATGAGGTTGTGAGGATGTTCCGTCTGAGTCGTGCCATAGTGCAGGTTTATGGTCTCATCAGTGaggccattgaacctgtgacggcacggtctcaggcagtgcctgggatgtacaagctgcttgcagttttgcatttcccgggcactggcagtttccagcaggttTCTTCATGCCTCATTGGCATGAGCCAGTCCACCTTTAGCAGGAGACTAACACAAGTGCTCAGGGCACTACTGCAGCACTCGCGAaggctcatttccttcccctcaactcaggcagagtggataagactgaaacaggattttttcctaattggccaatttccaaattgcctaggagccattgattgcactcatgttgcgctcacaccacctcgccatcaccaggagcgctaccgaaatcgtaagcgctcccattccatcaatgtgcaggtggtgtgtgattccaacatgcgcatcatgagtgtgagatctggctttcctggaagtgtccttgatgccactatcctgcgtcagtcagctctccatggcctcttcacccgaggagaaatgccggacggcaggcttgtgggtaagttctattttcaatttcatacaaagacacttcaaatattattttaaaggtgatatgtatgtattttcaagaattgtttcccttttgcagtctggctacaatagatgcactatgcatcttgggacctgtagtttagttcaatcagcacactttgttagggcttttaattcttgccacctgattcagtttacagGTGTGATGTGTTAAGGGGATGATTTcttaatggatctgcacacacacaattatttgcatttgggggggggATTAACTCTTTTATTGTGCGACCAATGCTCATTTGAACCTGGGTGGAGTCACCTTTAGAAAACATATCGgtaagtggcagtgtttgtttagcaatgaccggcttttgtgtggctacttaaatttattttgatttgtgttaatgaatttttcttgtttgatctacacgtatggcttcttctgttttcttgtttgaaatgacattacccatgttactattttggacaagcgccttggcaaaaaagaaaaacaaacacacccagtaatgttttagtggctttactgacacaatctttgtcaaaatccaaaacagttgaacaacaataaaaagacaatctatatctgtataaagtttgtttgtttttggaacacacaatatttattttaaaccattaaatatgtaCTTTAGCTGGAAGCCACAGGAGGAATTTGGtctcaacatatatttcaaaatatagcagcccctatagaccactaaagggcaaaagctttacaaacattttacaaatcatttgttgcatgacattgctaatgcaccccaggattcatcatggccaactttacattaaacagtatccaaaaatttggcccttgataagcttgtgtccaaaacaataatataacaatcaatatgatctacaaatgacacttgtcactatatgacaatttggccagtttaaaagtatcaacaatatgagattagtgctggccagatagagtgttggacacccaacaatgcttgatagtgcaaagtaacaaccaaggctttgtgcctttaaggcatatcatacaccttggacttgctatttaatgagcacaggtggaggaggaggaggaggtaggcgttagcacctattatgagtgcttggtagccaaagtaggccagaggtagccaacataacttctcgtgcaaagtaacaatgctttgtgcctttaaggcatatcatacaccttggacttgctatttaatgagcacaggtggaggaggaggaggaggtaggcgttagcacctattatgagtgctgggtagccaaagtaggccagaggtagccaacataacttctcgtgcaaagtaacaatgctttgtgcctttaaggcatatcatacaccttggacttgctatttaatgagcacaggtggaggaggaggaggaggtaggcgttagcacctattatgagtgctgagtagccaaagtaggccagaggtagccaacataacttctcgtgcaaagtaacaatgctttgtgcctttaaggcatatcatacaccttggacttgctatttaatgagcacaggtggaggaggaggaggaggtaggcgttagcacctattatgagtgctgggtagccaaagtaggccagaggtagccaacataacttctcgtgcaaagtaacaatgctttgtgcctttaaggcatatcatacaccttggacttgctatttaatgagcacaggtggaggaggaggaggaggtaggcgttagcacctattatgagtgctgggtagccaaagtaggccagaggtagccaacataacttctcgtgcaaagtaacaatgctttgtgcctttaaggcatatcatacaccttggacttgctatttaatgagcacaggtggaggaggaggaggaggtaggcgttagcacctattatgagtgctgggtagccaaagtaggctagaggtagccaacataacttcatagtgcaaagcacaaggtacactgttttcactttgacagttgcagaatataggccattgttacatgaatgcacataacatgtaaaccacataaatacagagcttgattagcatatggaacctttgaagcaacactgcactagtgataaatacaccataaaaaagtGTAGTCATATGCTTGCAATACAATTCATTGacccttacatgtaacattttttggccaagtgaatgtgttcggcaacactgcagcatcaccatagaaatatgttagagcaaatgcacttcgatgtttgtaagtgcttttccagatgttattggaaagggcgcCAATGGGTGTTAGATATGGCACTccttggtgctgataacaccatacatatatacatatgttagagcaaatgcacttagatgttttgaagtgcttttccaggtgttattggaaagggtgccaatagatgttaaaatggcacccctcagtgatgagaatggagcagtgtaaacaatgggatgtgttgtttgggagtcaatcccattgctgggtaacggacaaagtgatacctgaagcgtcaatagggcaaagtttgttaccaggagaaaaacaggcaaagaggccagtgtcagatggaaaatgacacagactggagctagggacGTTTGTCCCCTCGGACAGGACCGTCTCCCCTTCTATGCCCCCTTTCCCTCCGATGTTGAGGAGCTtaagggggtggagggggagcagcaggtggACCAGGGACTTCATCCTCAGCAGAGCCCCCTGGTTGATGAGGCTGGGCTGCCATAgctgccaccaggtcctggatTCCACGATGGATGGTCACCTGGGTCTCCTGAATATCCCTATGGATTAGGGCCATCCACCGCCTCATCCAGAGTTCCTGGCGGCGCGGCTGGTGGAGCATAGGCTGCATGGCAGCCATCATGGCGTCAACGAGCCCCGGTTGTGCCGCAGGTTGCTCACCCAGTCGCCGTCCTTCCTCCTGTGGTGGTCCCCCaattgctgcagcagcagcagtggcagcagcacgacctacaagaaaaatcaaatctAAGTATATATATTGGAATGTGCATAACCCacaacaaacgagcggatctctctccgatatgcccaccttgaggtgggcaatatcgcactgatccgattgtgggccctagggaccaacgatcggatcataacgaataggaacgggcggtcggatcgcaggaccgcatcaacgaacagatgccttcgtgatccgacgggattttagtcccatccaatcgagatctggccgacttatggccagatctcgatcggggaagcccgtcgggggccccccatacacgggccagtaagctgtcggtctgtcggcagcttttattggcccgtgtttggcCACATTTAGATTGGAGGTGGTGTTTTCTTTTGGGCGGGCTGGCATAAACAAAACATTAGAGTGAAAATTTCACACCAGTCTGTAGcttggaaaacaagttttttttttttttttgacaaaaaaaaagtttgaaaggacatgtaaaccctccctcCCAGTGAGGAGGAGCTTCAGATACCTGCCActggtttttaaaaggttaacagtaaagtctgcagtatccccttaatcacttagaattccgtctcctcttctaactcactctggccctccctcaggaattccctttggctgttggctaatgagcatgctcagttcttctcagctcagattactaaacacaccctccagtctaacagccactgAGCAGACatcattactggttcccatagaaactctgctctagctgtctgatcctattttattctcctaaccacctctcctgagctcagcttaaccaatacatggcatctttggtgacacacagacaaataaagtaaggggttattagttataaaattactcttacgtctggggggcaccacaggtaTCACAGCTGGTGACTGGGCGCGGCTTTCAGCTCGGTGTTCTGTAATGTGAGATAGGACATTAGTAATGCTGTAAACAAGTCGAGGAAGCAACTACATTGGCCACAACATtgaacatgtctgtaccttgagcttccGGGGCTCTATCACGATCTTcagcctcaccctcttcctggggtTGCTGAGCGGCGTCGTCCTGGTCCTGGTCACTGCCCGAGTCAGGCCGCGATGTTTGCGGCGGTACTGCAattgtgaataaagaaaacaaaaaaagtattaaaaaaacaaaatcatatggAATTGCAAGAGACCTCCCACAtgctacaaatctattttatttctcattccaaatactaACTCCAATGGAATGGTACAGCAAGTGAGATGGAATggttaaaacttaaaggaacagtaacatcaaaaaataagtgttttaaagtaatgaaaatagtgttgccctgcactggtaaaactgctgtgtttgcttcagaaacactactattgtttatataaataagctgctgtgtagcaatgggggcagccattcaaatgagaaaaggctcaggttatacagcagataaactctgtagaacataatggagttatctattatccactatttaacctgtgccatatagacttttttcaattcctgttccacagcagcttgtttatatgaactatagtagtgtttctgaagcaaacacaccagtattacccgtgcagggcaacagtacatgacattttcattactttaaaacacttatattttttggtgttactgttcctttaaatacatttgcaatggtGCGAGCAGAAGAGAATGTAATATATGACAAtacttgtgattttaaagttatttaggtttttaatcAGCAGATCTAAACTTTGcagtctcagcaatctggttgctagggtccaaattagcatagcaaccatgcattcatctgaagaagagactggaatataattagtgGATGGTCTAATtagtaatatgagtaataaaaactcacaataacatcacatgtgtagtcttacagagcatttctagacccacattttaaagctggaaagagtcc
The Xenopus laevis strain J_2021 chromosome 9_10S, Xenopus_laevis_v10.1, whole genome shotgun sequence DNA segment above includes these coding regions:
- the LOC121399096 gene encoding myb-related transcription factor, partner of profilin-like isoform X1: MARRFTSDENGALVDEVLARWDVLFGSRSHRISAARRQHHWQQVTDKVNTVGALHRDRPTVYKRFSDLKRWLRAKLVTRRAKAQKTGGGRVPPLRLKPYERRLLDILSKEGSEGVDTDWRIPPQTSRPDSGSDQDQDDAAQQPQEEGEAEDRDRAPEAQEHRAESRAQSPAVIPVVPPRRKSRAAATAAAAAIGGPPQEEGRRLGEQPAAQPGLVDAMMAAMQPMLHQPRRQELWMRRWMALIHRDIQETQVTIHRGIQDLVAAMAAQPHQPGGSAEDEVPGPPAAPPPPP
- the LOC121399096 gene encoding myb-related transcription factor, partner of profilin-like isoform X2, whose translation is MARRFTSDENGALVDEVLARWDVLFGSRSHRISAARRQHHWQQVTDKVNTVGALHRDRPTVYKRFSDLKRWLRAKLVTRRAKAQKTGGGRVPPLRLKPYERRLLDILSKEGSEGVDTDWRIPPQTSRPDSGSDQDQDDAAQQPQEEGEAEDRDRAPEAQEHRAESRAQSPAVIPVVPPRRRAAATAAAAAIGGPPQEEGRRLGEQPAAQPGLVDAMMAAMQPMLHQPRRQELWMRRWMALIHRDIQETQVTIHRGIQDLVAAMAAQPHQPGGSAEDEVPGPPAAPPPPP